From Hugenholtzia roseola DSM 9546, one genomic window encodes:
- a CDS encoding DUF3817 domain-containing protein, whose amino-acid sequence MQNTEVSADFLRWTRFVAIAEGISYLALFFVTMPLKYWAEMGLPNQIVGMAHGFLFILYVVMIFWVGLRCKWSFFRLLLALAASLLPFATFYVERKWLK is encoded by the coding sequence ATGCAAAACACCGAAGTTTCCGCCGACTTCCTACGCTGGACGCGCTTTGTCGCAATAGCCGAAGGCATCTCTTATTTGGCACTTTTCTTTGTTACGATGCCTTTAAAATATTGGGCAGAAATGGGCTTGCCTAATCAAATTGTGGGCATGGCACACGGTTTTCTCTTTATCTTGTATGTGGTGATGATTTTTTGGGTAGGATTGCGCTGCAAATGGAGCTTTTTTAGGCTATTATTGGCTTTGGCTGCCTCTTTGCTGCCCTTTGCCACTTTCTATGTAGAACGCAAGTGGCTGAAATAA